A section of the Papio anubis isolate 15944 chromosome 16, Panubis1.0, whole genome shotgun sequence genome encodes:
- the TMEM74B gene encoding transmembrane protein 74B, translated as MASPPGLELKTLSNGPQAPRRSAPLGPVAPSREGVENACFSSEEHETHFQNPGNTRLGSSPSPSGAVSSLPRSQRDDLSLHSEEGPGLEPVSRPVDYGFVSALVFLVSGILLVVTAYAIPREARVNPDTVTAREMERLEMYYARLGSHLDKCIIAGLGLLTVGGMLLSVLLMVSLCKGELYRRRTFVPGRGSRKTYGSINLRMRQLNGDGGQALVENEVVQVSETSHTLQRS; from the coding sequence ATGGCATCTCCCCCTGGTCTGGAACTGAAGACACTGAGCAATGGTCCTCAAGCCCCAAGGAGATCAGCTCCCCTGGGCCCGGTGGCCCCATCCAGGGAGGGTGTGGAGAATGCCTGCTTCTCCTCAGAGGAGCACGAGACCCATTTCCAGAACCCTGGAAACACGAGACTGGGCAGCTCACCCAGTCCCTCTGGGGCTGTCTCCTCACTGCCCCGATCCCAGCGGGATGATCTGTCCCTGCATTcagaggaggggccaggcctgGAGCCCGTGAGTCGCCCGGTGGATTATGGCTTTGTTTCCGCCCTTGTTTTCCTGGTGAGTGGGATTCTTCTGGTGGTGACAGCATATGCCATCCCCCGTGAGGCTCGAGTCAATCCGGACACAGTGACAGCGCGAGAGATGGAACGACTAGAAATGTACTACGCCCGCCTAGGCTCCCACTTGGACAAGTGCATCATCGCAGGCCTGGGGCTGCTCACGGTGGGCGGCATGCTCTTGTCGGTGCTGCTCATGGTCTCCCTGTGCAAGGGCGAGCTGTACCGCCGGAGGACCTTCGTCCCCGGCAGGGGCTCCAGGAAGACCTATGGCTCCATTAACCTGCGCATGAGACAGCTCAATGGGGATGGGGGCCAGGCCCTGGTGGAGAATGAAGTTGTCCAGGTCTCAGAGACTAGCCACACCCTCCAGAGGTCTTAA